From the Priestia koreensis genome, one window contains:
- a CDS encoding stage V sporulation protein D, with translation MRVSGVTVRKRLLTVLVIGILVFTIIDVRLGYVQFALGDMLTEKAKGLWSRNIPFEPERGKILDRNGVALATNKSAPTIFVMPRQVEDPVKTAEKLASVLNMSKEKAYQEVTKATSIQRISPEGRKISPKKAEEVRALGLKGVYIGEDSKRYYPFGSYLSHVLGFTGIDNQGLMGLESYYEDELSGEGGNVQLYSDAKGKKMPDIADDYTNPVNGLDLKLTIDSRIQTIVERELDNAQATYNPDGIIAIAMNPNNGQILAMSSRPTFDPDNYRNVPSEVYNRNLPVWSAYEPGSTFKIITLAAALQEKKVDLLKDHFYDDGATEVAGTILHCWKRGGHGSQTFLEVVQNSCNPGFVELGERLGKEKLFKYIDDFGFGQKTGIDLQGEGKGLLFNKDKVGPIEQATTAFGQGVAVTPIQQVAAVAAAVNGGTLYQPYIAKEWIDPKTNKVIKRQSPVAKRKVISEATSKQVRYALESVVAKGSGKGAFVDGYRVGGKTGTAQKAKNGRYLENNYIVSFIGFAPADHPELIIYLAVDNPKGTVQFGGVVAAPIVGKMMEDSLRTLGVKPRSKQIEKELTWLDTPVLEAPDLVGMTKKDLQEQLVNLKLDVSGTGDKVVSQAPAARTKVKEGSTIRIYMGEK, from the coding sequence ATGCGTGTATCAGGAGTCACTGTGCGAAAAAGGTTATTAACCGTTTTAGTTATCGGTATTTTAGTATTTACGATTATTGATGTTCGACTTGGATATGTTCAATTTGCTTTGGGGGATATGCTAACGGAAAAAGCGAAGGGGCTGTGGAGCCGGAATATTCCGTTTGAGCCTGAGCGGGGGAAAATATTAGACCGGAACGGGGTAGCACTAGCAACGAATAAAAGTGCGCCAACAATCTTCGTTATGCCTCGTCAAGTAGAAGACCCGGTTAAAACAGCAGAAAAATTAGCATCCGTCTTAAATATGTCGAAGGAAAAAGCGTATCAAGAAGTTACAAAAGCAACGTCAATTCAGCGTATAAGTCCAGAAGGAAGAAAAATATCTCCTAAAAAAGCAGAAGAAGTACGTGCATTAGGCTTAAAAGGGGTGTATATTGGAGAAGATTCAAAACGCTATTATCCTTTTGGGAGCTACTTATCTCACGTACTAGGTTTTACAGGAATTGATAACCAAGGCCTGATGGGTCTTGAATCCTACTACGAAGATGAACTTAGCGGTGAGGGAGGAAACGTGCAGCTTTATTCAGATGCAAAGGGGAAGAAAATGCCTGATATTGCAGATGATTATACTAATCCTGTTAATGGATTAGATTTAAAGCTGACCATTGATTCGCGTATTCAAACGATTGTGGAGCGCGAATTAGATAATGCACAGGCAACCTATAATCCCGACGGTATTATTGCGATTGCGATGAATCCGAACAATGGGCAAATTTTGGCGATGTCGAGTCGACCGACGTTTGATCCTGACAATTACCGAAATGTACCATCGGAAGTCTATAATCGAAATCTTCCAGTATGGAGTGCATATGAGCCGGGTTCGACGTTCAAAATTATTACGCTAGCGGCAGCACTTCAGGAAAAAAAGGTTGATTTATTAAAAGATCACTTTTATGATGATGGAGCAACAGAAGTAGCCGGAACCATTTTACATTGTTGGAAACGTGGAGGTCACGGCTCACAGACATTTTTAGAAGTCGTTCAAAATTCATGTAACCCTGGTTTTGTGGAGCTTGGCGAACGATTAGGAAAAGAAAAGCTGTTTAAATATATTGACGACTTTGGTTTCGGTCAGAAAACAGGCATTGATTTACAAGGAGAAGGAAAAGGCCTTCTGTTTAACAAAGACAAAGTCGGCCCGATCGAACAGGCTACAACGGCCTTCGGTCAAGGTGTGGCAGTGACGCCCATTCAACAAGTAGCGGCGGTTGCTGCAGCTGTGAATGGAGGCACGCTATATCAGCCTTACATTGCAAAAGAGTGGATTGATCCTAAAACGAATAAAGTCATCAAGAGACAATCGCCTGTAGCCAAACGAAAGGTTATTTCCGAAGCAACTTCCAAGCAAGTTCGGTACGCATTAGAGAGCGTAGTGGCAAAAGGAAGCGGTAAAGGTGCGTTTGTCGATGGCTACCGTGTCGGTGGGAAAACAGGGACGGCGCAAAAGGCGAAAAACGGTCGTTATTTAGAAAATAACTATATTGTTAGTTTTATCGGCTTTGCCCCTGCTGATCATCCAGAGCTGATTATTTATTTAGCAGTTGACAATCCAAAAGGTACCGTTCAGTTTGGTGGCGTCGTCGCTGCTCCAATTGTCGGTAAAATGATGGAAGATAGTCTGCGTACGCTCGGTGTAAAACCGCGAAGCAAACAAATAGAAAAAGAATTAACATGGCTTGATACCCCTGTATTAGAAGCTCCTGATTTAGTCGGGATGACGAAAAAAGATCTGCAAGAGCAGTTAGTGAACC